TCACATTGCTGTTAAAAAGTATCCTTCAAGAGTCGTTTCGCTTGGTCGAAGTAGATTTATACGGGTTGCTGAAGGAAAAACAGGACGGCGAGAATTTTGCCCTCTCCACCTCACTCGGGATTAGTTTTTTAAAAGAACTAGATCACTATCAAAACGATGAATACACCTTTGAAAAGGATCTCCAGCTGACAGAGGATCACCTGCGGCTTAATGTGAGTCACCCTCCTTCCCCACTGTTTGATTTGGTGTATTTTTTAAGCGATAAAAATGAAGATGGCTTGATTTCCAGTAATGCCATGCAGCAAAATTACGAAATCATAAGCAATCTAAATCTGTTAAAAAATCGAAAGATGATCACCGACTATCATGAAAAAATGGACAGCTACAATCATCAGGACTTTAAAAGGGGCATCAAAGGAAATTCACAGGAACCCGTTTATGCTTCGGCAGGCTTTTCAAAGGTAACCCGACCCAATAAAGCGATTGCCCTTCATGCTGCCAGCCATTTTTTTCATGAGCTGTTGTTATCGTTAAAAGCTGCGGGAACGGAAAAGCGAGAAAAAGTGCTCAGCTTATTCGAGCTGTCAGAAGCATCCTTTCAAAAATATTTTCATGAATGCCTTCCACCGGTCGAAAAAATCATGGATATGACTGGATTAATCGGGGCCTCGAATTCGTATCAAATGGTAAAAAGAATGTCTTTAAGAGAAGCCGAAGAGTATTTATATGAAGGCGGAACGGAGTGTTTCTTTTATACCAATTTGGAAGAGCCTGTCCGCGAGCATTTGCAAAGGTTGGACCTGAGAGCCCAAATAGAACGCTGCTTCTTTGAAAATGTATTAAATAACGAACAATACGGATTATATTGCGCTTATTTATGGACCTCCGACACACCTGGGGCTGAAATTAGTGTGATAAATGAAATTGATAGACTAGAGCGCGATACGAAAAATGAACGATTAGAAAAAGAAGCGCTTCTGCAGCAGTACTATCAGCAAATGGTTGACCAGTGTGATTTTAAAAAGAGCTACCTTCCTTTTTCAGATAAGAAAAACCTAAACAGCTTTGTACACTACTTTTTCGAGACAGTTTATGGTACCAGGTACGAAATCATGAAGCTTGAGGTAAAGCAGGCCATTTTGAAGCAATATCGTGCGGTGCTAGAGGAACATCACCAATATTTACAATCGAAAATGGAGCTGATCGACCAGGTAGAATCCTGCCTGAAACAAGTGGCAGCTGAAAGTCTCTATGATTCCGATGATGTATTGGATAAAAATATTGCAGAATATTATGCCGACATGATCGGCATGATCACAGCAAAGCTAAAGGAAAAATGGGGTCCCTACTTCTTTTCAGACGAGCGATTTTTTGGAAACTTGCTTTCTTTGCTGGAAAACGGGAAGCCCAAGCCCCTTCTTGAAAGAATACTGCTTGTTTGCAATCGCGAGGTGCTGACCCAGGAGGAGTTCCACCGCAGTTTTGAGGATGAGCTGCTAGAACGAGCAAATGTCATGACACGCTATGAAAACCGGGAGATTCTCTCAAAAGAAGATTTGTTCAAGCAACTTTATCTTCGCCTAAATGAAACCTCCTCCGTTCATATTGAGGTGTTTAATTATACGCAGGAGCATCGCTTTGAAGAAAAATACTTCTTTGGTGATTTCTACAGTCAGTTCATGCAGTTTGCCTTAGAAAAAGAACATGAAACAAGACAATGTAAAGTTGGCTGTGCACATGAAAAGAAATCAAGCGGCATTGAGAAGCTCGCCCTTATGGGAGGATTCCGGCTAAAGGACCTAATGTACTATCGAAATGGCGAAAAGTATTACAAAGCTTACGTCGAAAATGGCTTTGAATTACACGCCAATAAAGCAGAAGCTTCCGTTTAGCAATAAATGGACTGCGCCGCTAACTTTAAACTTGTAAGGAGCATTGAACATGCCTGTCCGTAAATTTAGCTTTCTCTTTTTTGTTTTTAGTATTATTGCAGGGTTCATCGGCGCTGTTATTGGCGAATGGTTGATCGAGTCCTATTATGGTGTTTGGCCCAATATCCTGTTAATTGGTGCCTATTTTGCGCAATTGGCCTTTATTGCCGGTCTCTTCTGTTTAATTTCCGAGCTTATTAGGCCGATTATTAATGGTCGCAGCTGGCGCTTGGAATATTCTGGTCTATCATGGAAGGTGCTACTTCCTTCCACTCTCGTCATGCTGTTTGCTGCCGGTCTAATTTTTCAATACATTTATTCTCTTAATTTTTCAACTGTCAAACCGCCGGATGATATTGTCATGGTCATGGATATTTCCGACAGCATGAATAAAACGGACCCGAAACGTGAAAGCCTGAAGGCAGCCGAAAAACTTATTAACAATATGAAGCCCAGCCACCGGGCCTCTGTCATTACTTTTAACGACAATGCATCGGTCACGAAATCGATGTTTAACATCAGCGATAAAAATGAGACTTTGGATGCCCACGAGCAAATCAAAGGCTTGGAATATGGAGGAAAAACTGATATTGCCGGTGCCTTAGACACTGCTTTAAAGGAGATCGAAGACAACCACAATCCTGGCCGTAAACCAATGGTCATTCTGTTCTCAGATGGCTATAGTGAGATTGACCTTACTAAGGTTGTCCGTCCCTATCAAGACAAGGGAATTATCGTTAATACCATTGGGATGAGCAAAATTGACAGAAGCGGCGCACAGCTCCTCAAATCGATTGCATCCCGGACGGGAGGGTCCTTCCATGATGTCAAAAAAGCAAATGATTTAACGAATGTGTTTGAAAAAATTTACTTAGAAAATCAGGACCGGCTGCTGATGACGGAAAGGCATGGATTGTTCAAAAACAGCCTGTATCTTGCCATTCTGCGTGTTGTCTTGTTTACCATTATCGGCGGATTATTTGGTTTAGGTCTTGGGATTCTCTTCGACAACCGTTACTTGGCTAAAAGCTACACACTTACCGGGCTGATTTCAGGTTTATTAGCAGGAATTGTGCTTGAAGCCGGTTTACAAAACTTCTCAATCATGTCGGGTTTTTCTTACCGCGTTATTGCTGATATCTTGTTAACGGCACTTACCGGTCTTGGAACGATGATCATTCCGATTCGCGAAAAGTTTTCAGGCATGACTAGACGGCCCGCCTCTGGAGCTGATTTTTCCGTAACAGGTACGCCTTCTAAACGGGATCGATTTAGTAAAGGATTTTAAAGAAAACTCGCAGATTGGCGGGCCCCTAAGGGCGAAGACAGAGGCGTAGCTGCACTTATGCGTTAGGAAAGTATAAATTTGAAAAATTTATACTTTTCC
The DNA window shown above is from Neobacillus sp. WH10 and carries:
- a CDS encoding VWA domain-containing protein translates to MPVRKFSFLFFVFSIIAGFIGAVIGEWLIESYYGVWPNILLIGAYFAQLAFIAGLFCLISELIRPIINGRSWRLEYSGLSWKVLLPSTLVMLFAAGLIFQYIYSLNFSTVKPPDDIVMVMDISDSMNKTDPKRESLKAAEKLINNMKPSHRASVITFNDNASVTKSMFNISDKNETLDAHEQIKGLEYGGKTDIAGALDTALKEIEDNHNPGRKPMVILFSDGYSEIDLTKVVRPYQDKGIIVNTIGMSKIDRSGAQLLKSIASRTGGSFHDVKKANDLTNVFEKIYLENQDRLLMTERHGLFKNSLYLAILRVVLFTIIGGLFGLGLGILFDNRYLAKSYTLTGLISGLLAGIVLEAGLQNFSIMSGFSYRVIADILLTALTGLGTMIIPIREKFSGMTRRPASGADFSVTGTPSKRDRFSKGF